A part of Terriglobia bacterium genomic DNA contains:
- a CDS encoding HD domain-containing protein, which produces MPDAAASTLHDAVRRLWPELEWIQNVGLRERVARTWERAFELSPLAPDDLSRIPFTLLVPNCPATFMEHKRCVVHIARRAAEAMREHMGRALAIDMDVVIAGAILADVGKLLEYENVNGKTRQSKRGEMLRHPFTGVALAMECGVPDAVCHVIAAHAAEGDLVKRSTEATIVHHADFMAYEPFKNLK; this is translated from the coding sequence ATGCCTGACGCGGCTGCCAGCACGCTGCACGACGCCGTCCGCCGGCTCTGGCCGGAGCTGGAGTGGATTCAGAATGTTGGCCTACGCGAGCGGGTCGCGCGTACTTGGGAGCGCGCCTTTGAGCTGTCGCCGCTTGCGCCCGACGACCTCAGCCGCATCCCCTTCACGCTGCTGGTGCCCAACTGCCCGGCGACTTTCATGGAGCACAAGCGCTGCGTGGTGCATATCGCGCGGCGGGCGGCGGAAGCCATGCGGGAACACATGGGGCGCGCGCTGGCCATCGACATGGACGTGGTGATCGCGGGCGCGATCCTGGCTGACGTCGGCAAGCTGCTCGAATACGAAAACGTGAACGGCAAGACGCGCCAGTCGAAGCGCGGCGAGATGCTAAGGCATCCGTTCACCGGCGTGGCGCTGGCGATGGAATGCGGCGTGCCCGACGCGGTCTGCCACGTCATCGCCGCCCATGCCGCCGAGGGTGACCTGGTGAAACGCTCCACCGAAGCCACCATCGTGCACCACGCGGACTTCATGGCGTATGAGCCGTTCAAGAATTTGAAGTAG
- a CDS encoding FMN-binding glutamate synthase family protein, translated as MTYTRLNASAATLTKNRTADSVSSLSGMCTTCIDGCIGMCEIGKSAYRGPEMIYPQPFGIITTASQKDYPVDLSHFTILGRCAGAWGCEPDSNKALFPNVNLEQTIGADKKNGIKCRLPFIGAAMGSTNVAKNNWPEYAAGLAISGVPMAIGENVTGMDMNSQFANGKVISAPELKWRVDSYRDWQLDDFGEVILQANVEDTMLGVQEYAIKNLGVKSVELKWGQGAKDIGGEVKIRDLAKAQELQKRGYIVLPNPTDPLVVEAFKRGAFHEFERHSRVGMVTQDGFVKRVEELRKCGAKRITLKTGAYRPEDTARAVKYASICELDLLTVDGAGGGTGMSPWRMMNEWGIPTVELHSLVYEYYCKLASKKMFLPDLALAGGFTFEDQMFKGFALGAPFVKLIAYARAPLAAAMVAKNIGKAIEAQNLPIYIQRFGLGVDEIFVTAHELRHILGDRFKKLPTGAIGVYTYNQRLAQGLRQFMTGARKFALKYITRDDICSLTPEGARVSGLDYIMDVDKKQADAILFSNGTSKAAGKHVALAGKNGKARR; from the coding sequence ATGACTTATACACGCCTCAACGCTTCCGCGGCCACGCTGACCAAGAACCGCACCGCAGACTCGGTTAGCTCGCTCAGCGGAATGTGCACCACCTGCATTGACGGGTGCATCGGGATGTGCGAGATCGGCAAGTCGGCCTACCGCGGCCCGGAGATGATCTACCCGCAGCCGTTCGGGATCATCACCACCGCCTCGCAGAAGGATTACCCGGTCGACCTGTCGCATTTCACCATCCTCGGGCGCTGCGCAGGCGCGTGGGGCTGCGAACCGGACAGCAACAAGGCGCTGTTCCCCAACGTCAACCTCGAGCAGACCATCGGGGCCGACAAGAAGAACGGCATCAAGTGCCGCCTCCCGTTCATCGGCGCCGCCATGGGTTCCACCAACGTCGCCAAGAACAACTGGCCGGAATACGCGGCCGGCCTGGCGATCAGCGGCGTGCCCATGGCCATCGGCGAGAACGTCACCGGCATGGACATGAACTCGCAGTTTGCCAATGGCAAGGTCATCTCCGCGCCCGAGCTGAAGTGGCGCGTGGATTCCTACCGCGACTGGCAGCTCGATGACTTCGGCGAGGTCATCCTCCAGGCCAACGTCGAGGACACCATGCTCGGCGTGCAGGAATACGCCATCAAGAATCTCGGCGTCAAATCGGTCGAGCTGAAGTGGGGACAGGGCGCCAAGGACATCGGCGGCGAAGTCAAGATCCGCGACCTCGCCAAGGCGCAGGAACTGCAAAAGCGCGGCTACATCGTGCTGCCCAACCCCACCGATCCTCTTGTCGTCGAGGCCTTCAAGCGCGGCGCCTTCCATGAATTCGAGCGCCACTCCCGCGTCGGCATGGTCACGCAAGATGGCTTCGTGAAGCGCGTCGAGGAGCTGCGCAAGTGCGGCGCCAAGCGCATCACGCTGAAGACCGGCGCGTATCGTCCCGAGGACACCGCGCGCGCCGTCAAGTACGCCTCCATCTGCGAGCTCGACCTGCTCACCGTGGACGGCGCCGGCGGCGGCACCGGCATGAGCCCGTGGCGCATGATGAATGAGTGGGGCATCCCCACCGTCGAGCTGCACTCGCTGGTCTACGAGTACTACTGCAAGCTGGCCAGCAAGAAGATGTTCCTGCCCGACCTGGCGCTCGCCGGCGGCTTCACCTTCGAGGATCAGATGTTCAAGGGCTTCGCCCTCGGCGCTCCGTTCGTGAAGCTCATCGCCTACGCCCGCGCTCCGCTGGCCGCGGCCATGGTCGCCAAGAACATCGGCAAGGCAATCGAAGCGCAGAACCTGCCCATCTACATCCAGCGCTTCGGCCTCGGCGTGGACGAGATCTTCGTCACCGCCCACGAGCTGCGCCACATCCTCGGCGACCGCTTCAAGAAGCTGCCCACCGGCGCCATCGGCGTCTACACCTACAACCAGCGGCTGGCACAGGGTCTGCGGCAGTTCATGACCGGCGCGCGCAAGTTCGCGCTGAAGTACATCACCCGCGACGACATCTGCAGCCTCACGCCCGAAGGCGCTCGCGTCAGCGGCCTCGACTACATCATGGACGTGGACAAGAAGCAGGCCGACGCCATTCTGTTCTCGAACGGCACCTCCAAGGCCGCCGGGAAGCATGTGGCACTGGCGGGCAAGAACGGCAAGGCACGGAGATAG